A window of the Miscanthus floridulus cultivar M001 chromosome 14, ASM1932011v1, whole genome shotgun sequence genome harbors these coding sequences:
- the LOC136506128 gene encoding arabinogalactan protein 1-like: protein MASAVAALKKALLVAVCVMLLLHSSMGQQPPTTSPASTPPYTGQPPPPPASAGCPYTGQQPPPPSPTPVVPAPTPTPTPVPAPMPTPTPASPAPSPISNCTYSDCASQCTPSCEAGYHPSNCTSLLEGAFNGCYESCTNHTCPGKSCVHSGCGFGTCSCDNPHAVSCCESCRNAVYPAVGSAVQRCQSYNERYMGYCLTYCYDRCSKNCTQQGA, encoded by the coding sequence ATGGCTTCAGCTGTTGCTGCTCTGAAAAAGGCCTTGCTCGTCGCCGTGTGCGTCATGCTGCTGCTCCACTCTTCCATGGGACAGCAGCCACCGACGACGTCGCCCGCATCCACTCCCCCTTACACGGgccagccgccaccgccgcctgcATCAGCGGGTTGCCCTTACACGGGGCAGCAGCCACCGCCGCCCTCGCCAACACCGGTGGTGCCAGCGcccacgccgacgccgacgccagtGCCAGCGCCCATGCCGACCCCGACGCCTGCGTCGCCAGCGCCGTCACCCATCAGCAATTGCACCTATAGTGACTGCGCCTCGCAATGTACTCCGTCTTGCGAAGCCGGTTACCACCCCAGCAACTGCACGAGCTTGCTCGAAGGCGCCTTCAACGGGTGCTATGAGAGCTGCACCAACCATACCTGCCCTGGCAAGTCCTGTGTCCATAGTGGCTGCGGCTTCGGCACCTGTTCCTGCGACAACCCCCACGCAGTCAGCTGCTGTGAATCATGCCGTAACGCTGTTTACCCAGCCGTGGGTAGTGCGGTACAACGATGCCAGAGTTACAATGAAAGGTATATGGGGTACTGTCTGACATACTGCTATGACAGGTGCTCCAAGAACTGTACCCAGCAGGGCGCGTAA